One genomic window of Solanum dulcamara chromosome 12, daSolDulc1.2, whole genome shotgun sequence includes the following:
- the LOC129876040 gene encoding fasciclin-like arabinogalactan protein 16 yields the protein MDFQIYGFTNLFLFTIILFFSIAGATFQENPKSPISTVPQINSNSILVALLDSHYTELSELVEKALLLQTLEEAVSKHNITIFAPKNEALERDLDPEFKRFLLEPGNLKSLQNLLLFHMIPTRIVSKTWPGRGRVHSTLYAGEENVLQISEKKTEKTVSSAKIIKLDDIVKPDGIIHGIERVLIPKSVQQDFNTRRSLRSISAVLPEGAPEVDPRTHRLKKPAPVPAGAPPVLPVYDALAPGPSLAPAPAPGPGGPHHHFDGESQVKDFIQTLLHYGGYNELADILVNLTSLATEMGKLVSEGYVLTVLAPNDEAMAKLTTDQLSEPGAPEQIMYYHLIPEYQTEESMYNSVRRFGKINYDTLRLPHKVVAEEADGSVKFGQGEGSAYLVDPDIYTDGRISVQGVDGVLFPLEEIKAAPIAAPVAKVVAKPRRGKLMEVVCGTMGSFAFASCH from the exons ATGGATTTTCAGATCTATGGCTTCACCAATCTCTTCTTGTTCACCATTATACTGTTTTTCTCCATTGCAGGTGCTACATTTCAAGAAAACCCAAAATCCCCAATTTCAACAGTACCCCAAATCAATTCCAACTCCATTCTTGTAGCCCTTTTGGATTCTCACTACACTGAGCTATCTGAGCTTGTTGAGAAAGCCCTTTTGCTACAAACACTTGAAGAGGCTGTTTCTAAGCACAATATCACCATTTTTGCTCCTAAAAATGAAGCTCTTGAACGTGATTTAGACCCTGAGTTCAAGCGTTTCTTGCTTGAACCTGGAAATCTCAAATCTTTACAGAATCTCTTGCTGTTCCACATGATTCCCACTCGCATTGTGTCGAAAACTTGGCCCGGGCGTGGGCGTGTTCACTCAACTTTATACGCCGGAGAAGAAAATGTCCTTCAAATTTCCGAGAAGAAAACAGAGAAAACAGTCAGCTCAGCTAAGATTATTAAACTAGATGATATTGTTAAACCCGATGGAATTATCCACGGGATTGAGCGGGTTTTAATACCCAAATCAGTCCAGCAAGATTTCAACACCCGTCGTAGTCTCCGGTCAATCTCCGCCGTGTTGCCGGAGGGAGCACCGGAGGTTGACCCGAGAACTCACCGATTGAAGAAACCCGCACCTGTACCAGCCGGCGCACCACCTGTGCTGCCGGTGTATGATGCTCTGGCGCCAGGGCCATCTCTGGCCCCGGCACCAGCTCCAGGACCCGGAGGACCCCACCATCACTTCGATGGTGAGAGTCAAGTAAAAGATTTCATACAAACACTCCTACATTATGGTGGTTACAATGAATTAGCAGACATTCTTGTGAATCTCACATCATTAGCTACAGAAATGGGGAAATTGGTTTCTGAAGGGTATGTTTTAACTGTTCTGGCGCCCAATGACGAGGCTATGGCTAAGCTGACGACTGATCAGCTTAGCGAACCTGGGGCGCCAGAACAGATAATGTATTACCATTTGATACCGGAGTATCAAACGGAGGAAAGTATGTATAATTCAGTGAGGAGATTTGGGAAAATCAATTATGATACTTTAAGGTTGCCACATAAAGTTGTGGCTGAAGAAGCTGATGGTTCAGTGAAATTCGGGCAAGGTGAAGGATCAGCTTATTTGGTTGATCCTGATATTTACACTGATGGAAGAATCTCTGTGCAAGGGGTTGATGGTGTTCTGTTTCCTCTTGAGGAAATAAAGGCTGCTCCTATAGCTGCTCCTGTTGCTAAGGTTGTTGCAAAGCCAAGAAGAG GAAAGTTGATGGAAGTAGTATGTGGTACAATGGGGTCATTTGCTTTTGCTAGTTGTCATTAA
- the LOC129876134 gene encoding E3 ubiquitin-protein ligase RHF2A-like isoform X2, with the protein MCWQSISLKDQMSQELFEAVEQERNFRVNAERNATVFHFPVLGDFELQHLPVDIDDPELEERILQHLAVAASMGRAHHVGRREGTRNRSSTNDRPQLLVFPTHRNSSPTASVSPYPTGSISDPAATTTVDSPLPISSGSSESPRQMPHLSSVQSNQLSALSSDSVLTPATTQGISSGDRSSSSSSLTPIHRRAGPSEFQSLSESWKSRFNSLSMKYKESISKNTRGWKERLFSRSSSMPDAGSARRESNAGIASLSNLMERLETRENSRSGSVSAVTNIVDSSQHTPERPW; encoded by the exons ATGTGTTGGCAGTCCATAAGTCTGAAAGATCAGATGAG TCAAGAACTGTTTGAGGCTGTGGAACAAGAAAGGAATTTTAGAGTTAATGCAGAAAGAAATGCTACAGTATTTCACTTTCCTGTACTGGGAGATTTTGAATTACAGCAT TTACCTGTGGATATTGATGATCCTGAACTTGAAGAGCGCATTCTTCAGCATTTGGCTGTTGCTGCTTCAATGGGAAGAGCTCACCATGTGGGTCGAAGGGAGGGCACAAGAAATCGCTCATCCACCAATGACCGTCCACAACTTTTAGTATTTCCAACTCATCGTAATTCATCTCCTACCGCTTCTGTTTCACCTTATCCTACCGGATCAATTTCTGATCCTGCTGCAACCACAACAGTTGATTCCCCTCTTCCCATTAGCTCTGGTAGCAGTGAATCACCACGACAGATGCCTCACCTTTCATCAGTTCAAAGTAATCAACTTTCTGCTTTATCATCTGATTCTGTTCTAACGCCTGCCACAACACAAGGAATATCTAGTGGTGATAG AAGCTCTTCTAGTTCGTCTTTGACACCAATCCATAGGAGAGCTGGACCATCAGAGTTCCAGTCATTGTCGGAGTCCTGGAAATCTCGATTTAATTCTCTGTCAATGAA ATATAAagaatcaatctcaaagaataCACGAGGGTGGAAAGAGAGATTGTTTTCTCGAAGTTCTTCAATGCCCGATGCTGGTTCTGCTAGGAGAGAGTCAAATGCTGGAATTGCTAGTCTATCTAACCTGATGGAACGTCTGGAAACTCGAGAAAATAGTAGATCTGGTTCTGTTTCAGCAGTTACTAATATAGTGGATTCTTCACAACACACTCCAGAGAGACCATGGTAA
- the LOC129877651 gene encoding calcium-dependent protein kinase 26-like, which yields MGNNCVHSKFTKGGFFNLFFWRSRSPDMITHEKKPKGIEEPYTDKQPEHQNSIQNKPPEMVMIDKEEPDQEQKKDAQVVKSEKISVDLKTSEAIQPEKSGNTIHEKAKPKESAKPKKPHVKRMLSAGLQVESVLKTKTGLLKEHYDLGDKLGHGQFGTTFLCIEKATGKKYACKSIAKRKLLTPEDVEDVRREIQIMHHLSGNPNVISIKAAYEDAVAVHVVMELCSGGELFDRIVKQGHYSERQAAELARTIVGVVEACHALGVLHLDLKPENFLFVNEKEDSPLKIIDFGLSMFFKPGQLFSDIVGSPYYVAPEVLQKRYGQEADIWSAGVIIYILLTGVPPFWGESEQEIFDEVLRADIDFTSDPWPNISEDAKDLVRRMLVRDPRERLTAHEVLCHPWVKIDGVAPDKPLDSAVLSRLTQFSAMNKLKKMALMVIAESLSEEEIAGLKEMFKMIDTDDSGHITLDELKVGLKQFGADLSETEIRDLMKAADVDNSGTIDYGEFIAAMLHVNKAEKEDYLSAAFSYFDKDGSGYITADELQKACEEFGMKDVRLEEIIQEVDQDNDGRIDYNEFVAMMQKGNANFGNRRLPNNFSIGFRDATKVC from the exons ATGGGAAATAATTGTGTTCATTCTAAGTTTACAAAGGGTGGGTTTTTCAACTTATTCTTTTGGCGATCTCGATCACCGGATATGATTACTCATGAGAAAAAACCAAAGGGTATTGAAGAACCTTACACAGACAAGCAACCTGAACATCAGAACTCCATTCAGAATAAACCCCCCGAAATGGTGATGATAGACAAGGAAGAGCCCGATCAGGAACAGAAGAAAGACGCTCAGGTAGTTAAATCGGAGAAGATATCTGTTGATTTGAAAACTTCAGAAGCAATACAACCTGAAAAGTCTGGCAACACAATCCATGAAAAGGCAAAACCAAAAGAGTCAGCAAAACCGAAGAAGCCACATGTCAAGAGAATGCTTAGTGCAGGACTCCAGGTTGAGTCTGTGTTGAAAACAAAAACTGGACTTCTGAAGGAGCATTATGATTTGGGAGATAAACTTGGACATGGCCAATTTGGGACAACATTTCTTTGCATTGAAAAAGCAACAGGGAAAAAGTACGCTTGTAAGTCGATAGCAAAAAGGAAATTATTGACACCTGAAGATGTGGAAGATGTAAGGAGAGAAATTCAGATAATGCATCACTTATCTGGAAATCCTAACGTCATTTCAATAAAAGCGGCGTACGAGGATGCTGTTGCGGTTCATGTTGTGATGGAATTATGTTCAGGAGGCGAGCTCTTCGATAGGATTGTTAAGCAGGGGCATTACTCGGAGAGACAAGCGGCTGAGCTTGCAAGGACAATAGTTGGTGTAGTAGAAGCCTGCCATGCTCTAGGAGTGTTGCACTTGGACCTTAAGCCTGAGAATTTTCTCTTTGTCAACGAGAAAGAGGATTCACCTCTAAAGATTATAGATTTCGGGCTATCAATGTTTTTCAAGCCAG GGCAATTATTCTCTGATATTGTTGGAAGTCCTTACTATGTTGCTCCAGAAGTTCTGCAAAAGCGTTATGGCCAGGAGGCTGATATATGGAGTGCAGGTGTAATAATTTACATTCTTCTCACTGGTGTACCTCCATTTTGGGGTG AAAGCGAGCAGGAAATATTTGATGAGGTTTTACGTGCCGATATTGACTTCACATCAGATCCTTGGCCAAACATCTCTGAAGATGCGAAAGATCTAGTAAGGAGAATGCTTGTTAGGGACCCGAGAGAGCGACTTACTGCACatgaagttctat GCCATCCTTGGGTGAAGATTGATGGTGTGGCTCCAGATAAACCTCTTGATTCTGCAGTGTTGAGTCGCTTAACTCAGTTTTCTGCCATGAACAAGCTTAAGAAAATGGCTCTCATG GTTATTGCAGAGAGTCTTTCTGAAGAGGAAATTGCAGGCTTGAAAGAGATGTTCAAAATGATTGACACAGATGACAGTGGACATATTACTTTAGATGAACTGAAGGTTGGACTAAAGCAATTTGGGGCTGATCTTAGTGAGACAGAGATACGAGACTTGATGAAAGCG GCTGACGTTGACAACAGTGGTACCATTGACTATGGGGAATTCATAGCTGCAATGCTTCACGTCAACAAAGCTGAGAAGGAAGATTATCTCTCTGCtgctttttcatattttgacaAAGATGGGAGTGGGTATATTACTGCAGATGAACTTCAAAAGGCTTGTGAGGAATTTGGCATGAAAGATGTCCGCTTGGAAGAAATCATTCAAGAAGTTGATCAAGACAAT GATGGACGGATAGATTACAACGAGTTTGTGGCTATGATGCAAAAAGGAAATGCAAATTTCGGTAACAGACGATTGCCCAATAATTTCAGCATCGGATTTCGGGATGCAACAAAGGTTTGCTGA
- the LOC129877127 gene encoding protein WVD2-like 4 isoform X2 translates to MESENGVPVEVEKIVVAEEENVDLKADETPNSSVAKTELSEEDVPKSKASNQHKVSVVGIKKNNKMAKDQASSTSSSALARSKKGSMAKSLSFPTRGANADMTRKSIDACTKKADFKPWIPNGVTHEASHSNGTASRLNTATKSASAGIVKCSSPNGGATTSRRTTTGSVPSLRQSLSGKSVSAGKIAKKATSEGLNDEKTTPTKATSPLKDDEDARSATSSNATRTSAGFSFRLEERAEKRKEVEERIQAREEEKSDLLAKSKENQEAEVKQFRKSLTFKATPMPCFYKEPPPKVELKKIPTTRAISPKLGRNKNSISTTNSSESGGSCFSPKVIKEQHKSPVANKSNISSKGKPVKNSQTTAQSPKTSISKAKPAETKSRLAEAKVSDEKTEQNEIQPESEMNCVEDNVAHLSNPVIVQAEVSVEG, encoded by the exons ATGGAGTCTGAAAATGGGGTTCCAGTAGAGGTGGAAAAGATTGTTGTGGCTGAGGAAGAAAATGTGGATTTAAAGGCCGATGAGACGCCAAATTCATCTGTAGCCAAAACTGAATTGTCTGAGGAGGATGTTCCGAAAAGTAAAGCATCAAATCAACATAAGGTATCAGTTGTTGGTATTAAAAAGAACAATAAAATGGCTAAGGATCAAGCCAGTTCAACAAGCTCGTCTGCATTAGCTCGTTCGAAAAAGGGAAGTATGGCGAAAAGTCTTTCATTCCCTACAAGAGGTGCCAATGCAGACATGACAAGGAAGAGCATCGATGCTTGTACAAAGAAAGCGGATTTTAAACCTTGGATACCAAATGGTGTGACACATGAGGCTTCTCATTCGAATGGGACAGCTTCTCGTTTAAATACGGCTACTAAGAGTGCATCTGCTGGAATTGTGAAGTGTTCAAGTCCAAATGGAGGTGCTACAACAAGCAGAAGGACAACTACAGGATCTGTCCCGAGTCTTCGTCAATCGCTG TCTGGGAAGTCTGTTTCAGCCGgtaaaattgcaaagaaagcTACTTCTGAAGG ATTAAACGATGAAAAGACAACACCTACTAAAGCTACATCACCTCTTAAAGACGATGAGGATGCTCGTTCTGCTACTTCCTC CAATGCAACTCGTACCAGTGCTGGATTTTCCTTTAGATTGGAAGAACGTGCTGAAAAGCGAAAAGAG GTGGAAGAGAGGATACAGGCCCGCGAAGAGGAAAAGAGTGACTTGCTAGCAAAATCTAAG GAAAACCAAGAGGCAGAGGTAAAGCAATTTAGGAAGAGCTTGACATTTAAAGCTACACCGATGCCTTGCTTCTACAAGGAGCCCCCTCCTAAAGTTGAACTGAAGAAG ATACCAACAACACGCGCAATATCTCCTAAGCTTGGAAGAAATAAGAACTCCATATCCACGACTAATAGCTCCGAAAGTGGAGGGTCATGTTTCAGTccaaaagtgatcaaggaacaGCATAAGTCACCCGTAGCCAATAAATCTAACATTTCATCTAAAGGGAAGCCAGTTAAGAATTCACAGACAACCGCTCAATCTCCAAAAACCTCAATCAGTAAGGCTAAACCTGCTGAAACAAAATCAAGACTTGCTGAAGCAAAGGTTTCTGATGAGAAAACAGAACAAAATGAAATTCAACCTGAGTCTGAAATGAATTGTGTAGAAGACAATGTGGCACACCTGTCAAATCCGGTCATCGTGCAAGCTGAAGTCAGTGTTGAAGGTTAA
- the LOC129877127 gene encoding protein WVD2-like 4 isoform X1, giving the protein MESENGVPVEVEKIVVAEEENVDLKADETPNSSVAKTELSEEDVPKSKASNQHKVSVVGIKKNNKMAKDQASSTSSSALARSKKGSMAKSLSFPTRGANADMTRKSIDACTKKADFKPWIPNGVTHEASHSNGTASRLNTATKSASAGIVKCSSPNGGATTSRRTTTGSVPSLRQSLSGKSVSAGKIAKKATSEGLNDEKTTPTKATSPLKDDEDARSATSSNATRTSAGFSFRLEERAEKRKEFLAKVEERIQAREEEKSDLLAKSKENQEAEVKQFRKSLTFKATPMPCFYKEPPPKVELKKIPTTRAISPKLGRNKNSISTTNSSESGGSCFSPKVIKEQHKSPVANKSNISSKGKPVKNSQTTAQSPKTSISKAKPAETKSRLAEAKVSDEKTEQNEIQPESEMNCVEDNVAHLSNPVIVQAEVSVEG; this is encoded by the exons ATGGAGTCTGAAAATGGGGTTCCAGTAGAGGTGGAAAAGATTGTTGTGGCTGAGGAAGAAAATGTGGATTTAAAGGCCGATGAGACGCCAAATTCATCTGTAGCCAAAACTGAATTGTCTGAGGAGGATGTTCCGAAAAGTAAAGCATCAAATCAACATAAGGTATCAGTTGTTGGTATTAAAAAGAACAATAAAATGGCTAAGGATCAAGCCAGTTCAACAAGCTCGTCTGCATTAGCTCGTTCGAAAAAGGGAAGTATGGCGAAAAGTCTTTCATTCCCTACAAGAGGTGCCAATGCAGACATGACAAGGAAGAGCATCGATGCTTGTACAAAGAAAGCGGATTTTAAACCTTGGATACCAAATGGTGTGACACATGAGGCTTCTCATTCGAATGGGACAGCTTCTCGTTTAAATACGGCTACTAAGAGTGCATCTGCTGGAATTGTGAAGTGTTCAAGTCCAAATGGAGGTGCTACAACAAGCAGAAGGACAACTACAGGATCTGTCCCGAGTCTTCGTCAATCGCTG TCTGGGAAGTCTGTTTCAGCCGgtaaaattgcaaagaaagcTACTTCTGAAGG ATTAAACGATGAAAAGACAACACCTACTAAAGCTACATCACCTCTTAAAGACGATGAGGATGCTCGTTCTGCTACTTCCTC CAATGCAACTCGTACCAGTGCTGGATTTTCCTTTAGATTGGAAGAACGTGCTGAAAAGCGAAAAGAG TTCTTGGCAAAGGTGGAAGAGAGGATACAGGCCCGCGAAGAGGAAAAGAGTGACTTGCTAGCAAAATCTAAG GAAAACCAAGAGGCAGAGGTAAAGCAATTTAGGAAGAGCTTGACATTTAAAGCTACACCGATGCCTTGCTTCTACAAGGAGCCCCCTCCTAAAGTTGAACTGAAGAAG ATACCAACAACACGCGCAATATCTCCTAAGCTTGGAAGAAATAAGAACTCCATATCCACGACTAATAGCTCCGAAAGTGGAGGGTCATGTTTCAGTccaaaagtgatcaaggaacaGCATAAGTCACCCGTAGCCAATAAATCTAACATTTCATCTAAAGGGAAGCCAGTTAAGAATTCACAGACAACCGCTCAATCTCCAAAAACCTCAATCAGTAAGGCTAAACCTGCTGAAACAAAATCAAGACTTGCTGAAGCAAAGGTTTCTGATGAGAAAACAGAACAAAATGAAATTCAACCTGAGTCTGAAATGAATTGTGTAGAAGACAATGTGGCACACCTGTCAAATCCGGTCATCGTGCAAGCTGAAGTCAGTGTTGAAGGTTAA